The Polyangiaceae bacterium genome segment AGGCTGCAAGGGCGGGGGGCCGATGGGCAGGAGGGACTGCAAGCCCCCAAACAACCAAGTCGTGATCGATGCGGGCCGCGGCTACGCGTCGCGCAAGGTGTCGAGCAGGTTGGCGAGCATGCGGTGGGTCAGGCCCCAGATGATGCGGCCGTCCACGTCCCAGGCGGGCAACGCGAGTTCGCGTCCTTCGTAGGTGTAGTGCTTGGTGGTCACGAGCTCCGGGGTCATCAACGCGGAGAGGGGGACCCAGATCGTCTCTTCCACTTCGTGGTTGGGCGCCAAGTCGACGGCGCGCAAGAGCTCGAAAACGAAAGGCGCGATGGTCAGGCCGGCGGGTTTGCCACGCGCGATGGCGGGCATGTCATCCAGGCGCGCGATCAGGGTGCCGTCGCGCGTGAGGTCGAGGCCGACTTCTTC includes the following:
- a CDS encoding CoA pyrophosphatase yields the protein DPATGDRPRAAPRLTMMDLARVRRALKSTSVDGAARGPGRHAAVASVLREGPRGAEVLLIRRAEHPEDPWSGHMAFPGGRHDETDADLLTTAQRETLEEVGLDLTRDGTLIARLDDMPAIARGKPAGLTIAPFVFELLRAVDLAPNHEVEETIWVPLSALMTPELVTTKHYTYEGRELALPAWDVDGRIIWGLTHRMLANLLDTLRDA